The DNA sequence GAAatcttctctttctctgtagGATATATGAATGGTTTATGTTCTTTATCATCACTAACAACTCCAAATCACATGAGCACACATGCTGTATCTTAACACAGCTCAATCGTTGTTTTTTCAGGATCTTCATACCTATCATAACCTTTGGTTTTTTGTCAATCTGCTGTGCTGGCTTCTGTAAAATATGCCAGCGGGTTCGTAAGGAGCGCGAGGAGCGTGTGCAGGCTGAGGTTCGAGCCATGGATCAACCGTCTGTCTACGTCATTCCGATCTCTCTGTCTGAAGATGAGCTGCACAGGCCACCGCGCTACAGCACTGTACAGTTCTACGAGCCGCCTCCTGCTTATCACGAGGTAACCCTGCATATTGTGGAATACACGGTAAAACAATTCAGTGGCTTTgtaaatatcacaataatagcttaaagaaatagttcacccaaaatgaaaagtctgtcatcatttactcaagttgtttctttcttccactgaacacaaaataagatattttgaagattgattatagaatttttttcatactataaAGTCagtcagatatatatatatatatatatatatatatatatatatatatatatatatatagcgggtaaaataagtattgagcgtgtcaccatttttctcagtaaatataattCTAAAgatgctgttgacatgaaattttcaccagatgtcgataacaacccaagtaatccatacaaagaaaacaaaacaaaacaaataaattctgAAATAAAGCTGTGTGTAATGACACAGGGAAAAGCATTGAGcacatgaagaaagggaggtgcAAAAAGGCAAGGAAAGTCAATCAGTAATTAGAACACAATCCTGCCCcttgtcagtggaaattaatattatagctggttcagtcccaacacctacagtaccaggatgatgaagatgaaatgagGGTGGACAAGTCAATAATGCCAaacacagccaaggaaactctcaattggtttcaaagaaagaaagtaaagctGCTAGATGGCCTGCCAATCACCGGAcctgaatccaatagaaaatctatggaaagaactaaagatcagagttcatagaagagaCCCATGGAACCTTCAACATTTGAAgactttgtgtttgtgtggaggaatttgcaaaaatcacacctgagcaatgcatgcGACTAGTTTCTCCTGCAGGAGGtgtcttgaagctgtcattaccaatgAAGGCTTCTGTACgaagtattaaatacatttcagtaagcgtgttcaatactttttccctgggtcattccattttattacacagaacatttttgatttcaatttctgaacttatttgttttgttttctttgtatgtatggattacttgggttgttaccaaCGTCTGGTGaatatttcatgtcaacagcatcTTTAGaattatatttactgagaaaaatagtGACGTGTTCAGTACTTTATTTTAACCGCTGTATTTATATACTCTGCCGCTcgaaagtttgggatcagtaagattttttatgttttttaagtctcttctgctcatcaacgctgtatttattcaatcaaaaatacagaaagaaaaaaaaaaaacagtaatattgtgaaatcttattgcaatttctaatgttggtttcctattttaaatatactttaaaatagaatttatttctgtgatacagcactgaattttcagcatcattactccagtcttcagtgtcacacgatccttcagaaatcattctaatatgatttattatgagtgttgaaactgttgtgttgcttcatattgttttttggaacatgtgatacttttttctttgattctttgatgaatacaaagttaaaaagagcagcatttgttcaaaatagaaatcttttctaacaacatgtctttactatgactttttattcatttaacacattcctcctgaataaaagtattaaatgtactgaccccaaacttttgaatagcattgtatattgtatcacaaaaataatttttttaatagatgccgttattttaaactttttattcatcagagaatccttaaaaaaaaatatcacaggtcccaaaaaaaaaaaaaaaatgaagcatcgcaacggtttccaacattgattataaatgagcatattagaatgatttctgaaggatcatgtgacactgaaaactggagtaatgatgctgaaaactcagctttgatcacagaaataaataatattttcaagtatataaaaataaaaaaactttattttaaattgctataatatttcacaaaataacagggttttttttctgtatttttgatcaaatagataaagccttgatgagcagaagaaacttctttaaaaaacatgaaaaaatccCAAACTCTTGAgcggctatatatatatatatatatagttttatttgtcTTGGTACCAAAAGTAGTTATTCTTATctacttaattttatttattcaattttaatttattcaattcATAAGGTATATGGATTCATTGATTTCACAGCTTTAAAGTGTACTcagtcttttaaaatgtataatgtttcaccaaaaaaaaaaaaaacatcaagcaCATCAGTATATTAAGTTTAAGTTGTCAACAccatcatttaaaata is a window from the Onychostoma macrolepis isolate SWU-2019 chromosome 03, ASM1243209v1, whole genome shotgun sequence genome containing:
- the si:dkey-283b1.6 gene encoding uncharacterized protein si:dkey-283b1.6 isoform X1 — protein: MFFIITNNSKSHEHTCCILTQLNRCFFRIFIPIITFGFLSICCAGFCKICQRVRKEREERVQAEVRAMDQPSVYVIPISLSEDELHRPPRYSTVQFYEPPPAYHELNLKPEACPVEPPPAYSESISPSPSHS
- the si:dkey-283b1.6 gene encoding uncharacterized protein si:dkey-283b1.6 isoform X2, yielding MERSDSPLLVFKIFIPIITFGFLSICCAGFCKICQRVRKEREERVQAEVRAMDQPSVYVIPISLSEDELHRPPRYSTVQFYEPPPAYHELNLKPEACPVEPPPAYSESISPSPSHS